In the Ipomoea triloba cultivar NCNSP0323 chromosome 6, ASM357664v1 genome, one interval contains:
- the LOC116021680 gene encoding uncharacterized protein LOC116021680: protein MSDQSNRNGDCTFEVKELLEIRTRCTELRKEKDMLRDSQTQGFELIRKLEEHVQTLSGVHSEDKQRIQELERELDNCSQEIDYLQDQLTLRNSELNMLCEEVCSLKLKLEGMEILEEETGRLKEELEITHADRLILMQKLENKELELQSSTLLIEKLEESISSMGLEYQCEIESLKLDLTALEQNCFESKKSQENSAQENARMNALFHDLELRFQDAENFIEYLEKENGNLREQLQIYEKNAKVFCQNVEEQFPQLLVTGNEEALENNASSCGDILGPLFTKLAILGASDVHFKEKTDKMSHQIQKYESLVEKLKEELKLERLTAKEEAEDLAQEMAELRYQMTGLLEEERKRRACIEQVSLQRIAKLEAQLEKERKKSFVNEEQSKAITTLNVTEE, encoded by the exons ATGTCTGATCAATCAAATAGGAATGGTGACTGCACCTTTGAGGTAAAGGAATTATTGGAGATAAGGACAAGATGCACAGAG CTAAGGAAGGAAAAGGATATGTTGAGAGACTCACAAACACAGGGCTTTGAACTTATCAGA AAATTAGAAGAGCATGTACAAACATTATCTGGTGTTCACTCAGAAGACAAACAACGCATCCAAGAGTTGGAAAGGGAGTTGGACAACTGCTCACAAGAAATAG ATTACCTGCAGGATCAACTTACGTTAAGGAACTCAGAATTGAATATGCTTTGTGAGGAAGTCTGCAGTCTTAAGTTGAAACTTGAAGGCATGGAAATTTTAGAGGAAGAGACTGGAAGGTTAAAGGAGGAACTAGAGATTACCCATGCTGATCGTTTGATTTTGATGCAGAAATTGGAAAACAAGGAGTTGGAGCTTCAGAGTTCAACTTTGTTAATAGAGAAACTAGAGGAGTCAATTTCGTCAATGGGATTAGAATATCAATGTGAAATTGAGAGCCTGAAACTTGATCTCACAGCATTGGAGCAAAATTGTTTTGAATCTAAAAAATCTCAAGAGAATTCGGCTCAAGAAAATGCTAGGATGAATGCGTTGTTTCATGATCTTGAGCTTCGGTTCCAGGATGCGGAgaactttattgaatatttaGAGAAGGAGAATGGAAATCTAAGGGAGCAACTGCAAATCTATGAAAAGAATGCCAAAGTATTTTGCCAAAATGTAGAAGAGCAATTTCCCCAATTGCTAGTTACTGGGAATGAAGAGGCTCTAGAGAATAATGCTAG cTCATGTGGAGATATTTTGGGTCCTCTCTTTACCAAACTCGCTATTCTAGGGGCATCGGATGTCCATTTTAAGGAAAAGACAGATAAAATGTCTCATCAAATACAGAAATATGAATCTCTTGTGGAGAAGCTTAAG GAGGAGCTGAAATTGGAAAGGTTAACGGCAAAAGAAGAAGCAGAGGATTTAGCTCAGGAAATGGCCGAGCTAAGATACCAAATGACTGGGTTGCTTGAAGAAGAGCGCAAACGCCGTGCATGCATTGAACAAGTATCTTTGCAGAGAATAGCAAAGTTGGAGGCTCAG CTTGAAAAAGAACGGAAGAAATCCTTTGTCAATGAAGAACAAAGTAAAGCTATCACCACTCTCAATGTCACTGAAGAGTAA
- the LOC116021717 gene encoding uncharacterized protein LOC116021717, whose protein sequence is MEQQGDQKTMLQKQKHFCKLCSRSFPCGRSLGGHMRSHLIGNSSENPERSRNSGSGIDGSVHTSYILRENPRKTCKFAAESSGGGGEDALLQRQNDKVCKECGKGFPSWKALFGHMKCHSEKITMISTNNNKSKMEEAADSWNVVVADNSCHSDDSEAANKNNNAPNRKKRSRSRRVTTATTKRYQVVNNAATTNSSTLTAANSASPCVSENAVEHEHEEVAMSLIMLSRDVGSWGGLASVTECSDNNSEFLGIRSSANSEIKAKKLGADEKLKKPKSRGSGIPISGGNNNKMKVSEADRYRDCNLVIDRAGFEKSEVDVPSNAQGSSDKRKQKRIERDDEFDQNEVWFSSLDSEKKIRFECSTCNKSFHSYQALGGHRASHKKAKDGSDKNTDHYSAAADSSEQHSILGFADKVVESSSKKIKVAAHHECPICFKIFPSGQALGGHKRSHLIAEAKANQQPTQIIQKPSSVPETRDFLDLNLPAPIEEEEDKESHQSSGFQPWWIVGNSYNHEQLVQPTF, encoded by the coding sequence ATGGAACAACAAGGGGATCAAAAAACGATGCTGCAGAAGCAGAAACACTTCTGCAAGCTCTGCAGCAGGAGTTTCCCCTGTGGTAGATCCCTAGGGGGGCACATGAGGTCTCACTTGATCGGGAATTCATCCGAAAACCCCGAGAGGAGCAGGAATTCGGGCTCGGGGATCGATGGCAGCGTTCACACTAGCTATATCCTGAGGGAAAATCCCAGGAAAACCTGCAAGTTTGCTGCAGAGTCTAGTGGTGGGGGTGGGGAAGATGCTTTGCTTCAGAGGCAAAACGACAAGGTGTGCAAGGAATGTGGGAAAGGTTTTCCGTCGTGGAAGGCTTTGTTCGGGCACATGAAGTGCCACTCGGAGAAAATAACGATGATCTCGACgaacaacaacaaaagcaaGATGGAGGAGGCTGCTGATTCTTGGAATGTTGTTGTTGCAGATAATAGCTGCCATTCTGATGACAGTGAGGCAGCTAATAAGAACAATAATGCACCAAACCGAAAGAAGAGATCGAGGTCGAGGAGAGTTACAACAGCTACTACCAAAAGGTACCAGGTTGTTAATAATGCTGCTACAACTAATTCCTCTACCTTAACTGCTGCTAATAGTGCTTCCCCCTGTGTTTCTGAGAATGCTGTTGAGCATGAACATGAAGAGGTTGCCATGAGTTTGATCATGCTTTCTAGGGATGTGGGTAGTTGGGGTGGTTTAGCTTCTGTTACTGAGTGCTCTGATAACAATTCTGAGTTTCTGGGAATCCGATCTTCGGCTAATTCTGAGATTAAGGCCAAGAAATTGGGAGCAGATGAGAAACTGAAGAAACCAAAATCCAGAGGCTCTGGGATTCCTATAAGTGGAGGCAATAACAATAAGATGAAGGTTTCTGAAGCTGACAGATACAGGGATTGTAATCTGGTAATTGACAGAGCAGGATTCGAGAAATCCGAGGTTGATGTTCCTAGTAATGCCCAGGGGAGTTCAGACAAGCGAAAGCAAAAACGAATCGAAAGGGATGATGAATTTGATCAAAATGAGGTCTGGTTTAGCTCCCTTGATTCTGAGAAGAAGATCAGATTTGAGTGTTCTACTTGCAACAAGAGTTTCCACTCTTACCAAGCTCTTGGTGGCCACAGGGCTAGCCACAAGAAGGCGAAAGACGGGTCTGACAAGAACACTGACCATTATTCTGCAGCTGCAGACAGCAGTGAACAACACAGCATCCTAGGATTTGCAGACAAGGTTGTTGAGAGTTCATCAAAGAAGATTAAGGTGGCTGCTCATCATGAGTGCCCAATTTGTTTCAAGATTTTCCCATCAGGCCAAGCCTTGGGAGGCCACAAGAGATCCCATTTGATTGCTGAGGCTAAAGCCAATCAACAGCCCACTCAAATAATCCAGAAACCTTCATCAGTGCCAGAAACCCGAGATTTTCTTGATCTCAATTTGCCCGCtccaattgaagaagaagaagataaagaaaGCCATCAGAGCTCTGGATTCCAACCATGGTGGATTGTGGGAAACAGCTATAACCATGAGCAGCTTGTGCAGCCTACTTTCTGA